The Mytilus galloprovincialis chromosome 4, xbMytGall1.hap1.1, whole genome shotgun sequence genome contains a region encoding:
- the LOC143072585 gene encoding uncharacterized protein LOC143072585, which produces MSTEVKHCVKSSMPDIFKEIKDWNDDMRSWPNLMYGDIYNYLIRSKAVDGETMKNFKSLQSYNYFQSGNVDKILHFNATDNKIFMKASVRSSQTVSRLNDAYVMCTGEGAVEQAWCTCMAGLGLSCSHVGALLWKIEYAVRNSMTGVSCTDETAKWNRGTTRNIEPKPLVSIQLKKPKLGENTMGNENVPGLRDTPFYVSKEEFKEAVNASPMLPLFEIKGTIMNKSFKSNPSVRTQESIEQVHGEHNDLSSCAKCVQFLSKYVFLTDSQVVRLQTETTLQSKSLLWKDCRKLRITASSAHKVPVKETTDSTNFIREHLHPKFVGNKFTKHGQQGEIDAKVYLNSNGHQVQEKGICVSQQENWLSASPDGIFDGQTLLEIKCPVPSSSWSTLDQLFESGKYDVGKDENGDLVVKEKGSRGIYLQVQLTMYCTGLKQCKLLVWLGVDEHKYIDILYNETYVNNQVTRLKTFYVKKLLPCLVNEIQDDRLMMSKAFVKFMHI; this is translated from the coding sequence ATGTCTACTGAAgttaaacattgtgttaaaagttCAATGCCAGatattttcaaagaaataaaGGACTGGAATGACGATATGAGAAGTTGGCCAAATTTAATGTACGGTGACATTTATAACTACTTGATAAGATCAAAGGCAGTTGATGGGGAAACAATGAAAAACTTTAAGAGCTTACAGagttataattattttcaaagtggaaatgtagacaaaatattgcatttcaatgcaacagataacaaaatatttatgaaggcGAGTGTACGATCATCCCAGACTGTGAGTAGACTTAATGATGCCTATGTTATGTGCACAGGGGAAGGTGCAGTGGAACAAGCCTGGTGTACGTGCATGGCTGGTTTAGGACTTTCATGCAGTCATGTCGGAGCATTATTGTGGAAGATCGAGTATGCTGTGAGAAATAGCATGACTGGAGTAAGTTGCACAGACGAAACTGCCAAGTGGAATAGAGGAACTACCAGGAACATTGAACCAAAGCCCCTTGTCAGTATTCAGCTGAAAAAACCCAAACTTGGTGAAAATACGATGGGTAATGAAAATGTCCCTGGACTACGAGATACACCATTTTATGTTTCTAAAGAGGAATTTAAAGAAGCCGTCAATGCCTCACCAATGCTACCTTTATTCGAAATAAAAGGAACAATCATGAACAAAAGCTTTAAAAGTAATCCGTCAGTTCGTACTCAAGAAAGTATTGAACAAGTTCATGGTGAACATAATGATTTGTCATCATGTGCTAAATGTGTGCAGTTTCTTTCTAAATATGTGTTCCTGACAGATTCTCAAGTAGTTAGATTACAGACTGAAACAACACTTCAGTCCAAAAGCTTATTATGGAAAGACTGTAGAAAGTTAAGAATAACTGCCAGCAGTGCTCACAAAGTGCCGGTTAAGGAAACAACAGACAGCACGAACTTTATACGTGAACATTTACACCCAAAATTTGTTGGAAATAAATTCACTAAACATGGCCAGCAGGGAGAAATAGATGCAAAAGTGTATCTGAACTCTAATGGACATCAAGTCCAAGAGAAAGGCATTTGTGTGTCACAACAAGAAAACTGGTTGTCCGCAAGTCCAGATGGAATTTTTGATGGACAAACTCTTCTAGAAATAAAGTGTCCAGTGCCTTCTTCTAGTTGGTCAACATTAGATCAACTATTTGAATCTGGAAAATATGATGTCGGAAAAGATGAAAATGGAGATCTTGTTGTAAAGGAAAAAGGGAGCAGAGGAATTTACCTACAAGTTCAGCTCACTATGTATTGTACGGGATTAAAACAGTGCAAGTTGCTTGTATGGCTGGGCGTAGATGAACATAAATATATTGACATTCTGTATAACGAGACTTACGTTAATAACCAAGTCACCAGATTAAAaactttttatgtaaaaaaacttCTACCATGTTTAGTTAATGAGATCCAGGATGACCGTCTGATGATGAGCAAAGCTTTTGTAAAGTTTATGCatatttga